The following proteins are encoded in a genomic region of Ostrea edulis chromosome 7, xbOstEdul1.1, whole genome shotgun sequence:
- the LOC125656084 gene encoding WASH complex subunit 1-like — protein MPEMSCQNFNIPNVPPDLRREETVHQIADSLNYLDQVASEVFKRINTKIGENRTKLQKVNDRISLAQAKVDKIKGSNKATKVFASAKYPVADDLEEYQLMFPLESTNGLRDIKRPHYKVTTKHKGLDDKSLKEKLQFYNVHLKLKRKDDASQRDGLGGLPKSIPSASSLLLFNTSENLYKQYTMLDPLGVVKKTRTAIEEESEIDAAPTTITTNEGLQGQKVDDISFKPVIVDFPEIAVPDFLPNLPGVADDLSFVSDLDKSIAPSVLGSTMPDLPSVVPEETLPSVPEISQAPPNVAAPPPPGAPPPPPPPSAPAPPPPGAPPPPPPPPPPDAPAAPPPPPPPPAAPPSGVPESAPPEVANPGDSRSSLLDAIRQTGGVGGAKLKSAKDRKLEKKKKKEEKEVAPSGGGGGDLMSDLFSRLTMRRKGISGGGGGNKGGNESSDAPPPPPTGGGGALDKISSMIPPPPKSGGGRNDDDDDDWE, from the exons ATGCCAGAAATGTCGTGTCAGAACTTCAACATTCCCAATGTACCCCCAGATTTACGACGAGAAGAGACAGTTCATCAAATTGCAGATTCTCTGAACTATTTAGACCAAGTGGCAAGTGAAGTGTTCAAAAGGATCAACACTAAAATCGGTGAAAATAGAACAAAGCTGCAGAAAGTGAACGACCGAATTAGCTTAGCTCAAGCTAAAGTGGACAAAATCAAGGGAAGTAATAAAGCCACTAAGGTGTTTGCATCCGCGAAATACCCAGTGGCTGACGACTTGGAGGAATATCAGTTAATGTTTCCGTTGGAGAGCACAAACGGCCTGCGTGATATCAAACGACCACATTACAAAGTGACCACTAAACACAAAGGACTCGACGATAAATCTCTGAAGGAGAAGCTTCAGTTCTATAACGTTCATCTGAAGTTGAAGCGGAAGGATGACGCCAGTCAAAGAGATGGTCTGGGTGGATTACCGAAGTCCATACCGTCTGCTAGCTCTCTCCTACTGTTCAATACCTCAGAAAACTT atataaacaatatacaatgctGGATCCACTTGGGGTGGTGAAGAAAACACGAACAGCCATAGAGGAGGAGAGTGAGATCGACGCCGCCCCCACCACAATCACCACCAACGAAGGCCTGCAGGGCCAGAAGGTGGACGACATATCCTTCAAACCAGTCATTGTCGACTTCCCCGAGATTGCGGTTCCAGACTTCCTGCCAAATCTGCCAG GTGTTGCAGATGATCTTTCTTTCGTGTCCGACCTGGACAAGTCTATAGCACCCTCTGTCCTTGGTAGCACCATGCCAGACCTCCCCTCTGTAGTACCTGAGGAGACGCTCCCATCTGTTCCAGAAATATCCCAGGCCCCACCCAATGTAGCTGCACCCCCTCCCCCTGGGGCTCCACCACCGCCCCCTCCCCCATCTGCACCAGCTCCCCCTCCCCCAGGGGCACCCCCacctccccctcccccaccaCCCCCAGATGCCCCAGCAGCCCCACCTcctccaccaccaccaccagcaGCACCACCAAGTGGTGTACCAGAATCTGCACCCCCAGAAGTTGCAAACCCGGGTGACTCTAGGTCGAGCTTACTCGATGCCATTCGTCAGACAGGAGGCGTGGGAGGAGCCAAATTAAAGAGTGCCAAGGATAGGAAActagagaagaagaaaaagaaggaAGAGAAAGAAGTAGCACCCAGTGGAGGTGGAGGAGGGGATTTGATGAGTGACCTCTTCAGCAGATTGACCATGAGAAGGAAAGGAATttctgggggtgggggtggcaATAAGGGGGGTAATGAGAGCTCTGATGCTCCACCCCCACCACCTACTGGGGGAGGTGGTGCTTTGGACAAGATTTCTTCTATGATACCTCCACCTCCCAAATCTGGTGGTGGTcgtaatgatgatgatgacgatgattGGGAATAA